The genomic region GCGCCCATTCAGCGTGGTAGCGGGTGATCTGGGCGGCGTAGCGGGCTTCGTTGCTGGCGTCGTCGAGGCTTTTGCCGGATTCGCTGGCAAGCGCCTTGCCTATGCTTTCAGCGCAGGTTTCGAGGGCGTCGGCGAACGCCCGCAGGTGTTCGGCGCGCTGGATGCTGGTGAGTTTGCCCCAGGTCTTTTGCGCGGTAGCGGCGGCCTCGACAGCAGCAGTGGCCTCATCAGGTGTGGCGGCGGAGACCAGGCCGACCTGAGCCTCGGTCGCGGGGTTGTAGACCGCGATCTGGGCGGTGCTGGCAGGTTCGGCGAAGTGGCCGTTGAAAAAGTTGCGCTCGATTTGCATGTGGTTTTTTGCCCAATCGTTGTTGTTTTGCGAGTGACTTGCAGTTTTGTCATTGGGCGGGGGTTGGACAAATGATTTATTGACGGGGGTAACGTGCAAAAAACGCAGGTTAGTGGCTGATCCGTATTAATGACCCGGGTCTGAGTCTGTATTGTTCTGCCCATACTTCCTACAGTGCCGCCCACTTGGAACCGTGGGAGGACTAAGCATGCAACCACCATCAACCGCACAGGCCTACAACTACAAGGTCGTGCGTCAATTCGTCATTGCAACCATCGTTTGGGGCGTGGTCGGCATGGCCATGGGCGTGTGGATCGCCTCGCAACTGGTCTGGCCGGAAATGAACCTCGACCTGCCGTGGACCACCTTCGGCCGCCTGCGCCCGCTGCACACCAGCCTGGTGATTTTCGGCTTTGCCGGCAGCGCGCAATTCGCCGCCAGCTACTACGCAGTACAGCGCACCTGCCAGGTGCGGCTGTACTCGGACAAGCTCGCCGCCTTTACCTTTTGGGGCTGGCAGTCGGTGATCGTGATCATGTTGGTCAGCCTGCCCCTGGGCTACACCACCACCAAGGAATACGCCGAGATCGAGTTCACCGGCGCCGTGTGGATGACCGTGGTGTGGGTGGCTTATGCCATCGTGTTTTTCACCACGGTGGTGCAACGCAAGACCCAGCATATCTATGTCGGCAACTGGTTCTTTGGTGCGTTTATCGTGGTGATCGCGATGCTGCACGTGGTCAATCACCTGTCGATCCCGGTGGACTGGTTCAAGTCCTACCCGGTGTACTCCGGCGCCACTGATGCCATGGTGCAGTGGTGGTACGGGCACAACGCGGTGGGTTTCTTCCTGACCACCGGTTTCCTGGGGATGATGTATTACTTCGTGCCCAAGCAAGTCGGGCGGCCGGTGTATTCCTATCGTTTGTCCATCGTGCACTTCTGGGCGTTGATCACCCTGTACATCTGGGCCGGCCCGCACCACTTGCACTACACCGCGCTGCCGGACTGGGCGCAGTCCCTGGGCATGGCGATGTCGCTGATCCTGCTGGCGCCCAGCTGGGGCGGGATGATCAACGGCATGATGACGCTTTCCGGGGCCTGGCATAAATTGCGCACCGACCCGATCCTGCGTTTCCTGGTGCTGTCGCTGGCGTTCTACGGGATGTCGACGTTTGAAGGGCCGATGATGGCGATCAAGACCGTCAACGCCCTGTCCCACTACACCGACTGGACCATTGGCCACGTCCACGCCGGGGCCTTGGGCTGGGTGGCGATGATCACGTTTGGCTCGCTGTACCACATGATCCCGAAAATATTCGGGCGCGTGCAGATGCACAGTGTGGGGCTGATCAATATGCACTTCTGGCTGGCGACCATTGGCACGGTGCTGTACATCGCATCGATGTGGGTCAACGGCATCACCCAGGGCTTGATGTGGCGGGCGGTGAACGATGACGGCACCCTCACCTACTCCTTTGTGGAAGCCTTGCAGGCCAGCCATCCGGGGTTTGTGGTGCGCTTTGTCGGCGGGGTGTTCTTCCTCAGCGGCATGTTGCTGATGGCGTACAACACTTGGCGCACGGTGCGCGTGGCGGATCTGAAGGTGGCGCAGCTTGAAGCGCAGATCGCCTGATGTGGGAGATAGCGCTGAACCTGGCGGCGGTGATTGGCCTGTATGGCGCGGTGGAGTATTGCTTGCGGGGCCAGTCGAAGGAGAGCCTGGATGAGGCCAGCCTGATGCCGTTTGCCGATGACCCGGAGGTGGCGCGGCGGGTGGAGTTGGCCACGGGCAAGCGGGTCAACGCGGTGGCGCCGGAAGCAGCAAAACCCGGCTGGGGCAATGTAGATATCTGATAAAGGAATGCGGTCAGTGTGTGAGCTGGCTTGCCTGCGATGGCATCACCGTGGTGTTTCTGAAGCACCGAGTTGCCTGCATCGCCGGCAAGCCAGCTCCTACAATCATCCGCGTTCGCGGGGAATCAGGCTCTGCAACTGCAAGGCCAGGAAGTTGGCATCGAAACCGAAGGTGTCCGGATCTTTCAGGCCGTTGGTTTTCTTCCACAACCAATCGTTTTTCCCCGGCAGCAGCACCAGGGAAATACTGCCGTAGCGGGCGGCGGTCAAGCCCATCACCGACAACGAAATCAACCCACCGGCGCCCATCACATCCGGCACGAACTCCACCGGTTTGCCGGCGATATGGATGGTCAGTTTCTCGGTCTTGAAGGTGGAGGTCTCCACCGGCACGCTAGGGCCGGAAGCCACGTACGCCTCGCGCTGCACTTCCAGCAAGCCGACGGTCTTCACCGGTTCCAGCCACTGCTCGATCTGGTCGAACAAGTCGACGATCTTCTGCGCCCAATGGGCCGACTGCACTTCGAACTGCTGCTTCTTGTGGGCTTCGCTGTCGGCGTAATGACGCAGCATCTCGCCCAGTTGTTGTACATCGTCCATTGCCGTGTTCCTTGGGTGACCCATGTTGCGAACCTTGATCATGGCAGATGCCGCACGCTGGCGTATGACTAAAGCGCGTCGCTTGGGTAATGTGGTGCCCTCGCCCGTCCAATTCAGGAGCATCGCATGCGCACCATCGGCCTTATCGGCGGCATGAGCTGGGAGTCCAGCGCCGAGTATTACCGCATCATCAACCAAAGTGCGCGCGACCAGCTCGGCCCCCTGCGTTCGGCACAACTGTTGATGTACAGCGTCGACTTCGGCCCGGTGGAGCAGGCCCAGCACGCCGGGCGCTGGGATGACGCCGCACTGATCCTCGAAGACGCAGCCCGCCGCCTGCAAGCCGGTGGCGCCGAATGCATCGTGCTGTGTACCAACACCATGCACCTGGTGGCGCCGCGCATTGAAGCGGCAGTGTCGATACCGTTTCTGCATATTGCAGACGCCGCCGGCGCAGCGGCCGTGGATGCCGGCACTCTGACGGTGGGCCTGCTGGGCACCGCATTTACCATGGAGCAGGAGTTTCTCAAGTCGCGTTTGGCCGCCCAAGGGCTGACCGTGCTGGTGCCGGACGCGGAAGAGCGCCAGGCCGTGCACCGGATCATCTATGAGGAATTGTGTGTCGGGGTGATCAGCGACGCATCGCGTGAGGTGTACCAACGGGTGATCGAGTCCCTGGCGGCGCGTGGCGCCCAGGCCATCATCCTTGGCTGCACGGAAATCAGTCTGTTGATCAAGCCGCAGCACAGCGACCTGCCACTGCTGGACACCACCGAGCTGCATGCGCAGGCTGCGGTGGCGTTTGCCTTGCAGGACGACTAGGCAGGCTTGCGGATGCGCGCCATGGTCAGGGTGTCGACGAATGCGCCGTCACGCACGGCGTAATCGCGCAGCAGGCCTTCGGTCTCGAAGCCGAACTTGTGGTACAGGCGGTGGGCGGCTTCGTTGTCGGCGTACACCGTCAGTTCCACCCGGTGCAGGTTCATCCAGTTATCCGCCACCTCCAGCGCCGCACTCAGCAGCCGGGAGCCCACGCCCTTGCCCTGCCAGGCGGTGGCCACGCCCATGCCGAATGAACCGACATGGCTGCGGCGCACACGGGAATATTGCTCAAGCCCCAGGTTGCCAATCACTTCACCCGCATGCACGGCCACCAGTTGTAGCCGCCGTTCATCCCCGGGTGCCAGGCGTGCGCGCCAGGCCTCGATCGACTGGAAAGGCATTTGCAGCACCTGACGGCAGACAGCCGGGTCGTTGTAGAGCGCAGCGACGCCGTCAAGGTGGGCCTCGGTGAAGCGCGTGATCACGATTTTGGGTTCAGGTGTGTGCATGGTGTTTCATCCTTTGAAAACACATGGCGGGCCAGTGTAGGCGGCAAAGCCTCAGGATGGCGAGCCCAGCACCGCAATTATCGGGGCCGCGCAGCAACCAGTTTCCAGACCCGGGCGATGTCCGAGGCGCGCTCGCGCAACAGGCGCGGCGCCTCGCTGCAGGCCTGTTCCAGGGTAGTCGGGCCGGACGGCAAGGCGAACGCGGCATCCACACCGTGGGCGTACATCTGCTCGTAGCCATCACCCAAGGTGCCGGCGATCACAATCACTGGCACGTTGTACTGTTTGGCGATCCGCGCGACGCCAAACGGGGTTTTGCCCCGCAGGGTCTGGGCGTCGAAGCGGCCTTCGCCGGTGATGACCAGGTCAGCGCCACGCACGGCCTTTTCGAGCCCCACCAGCTCGGCGACCACTTCAACCCCTGCACGAAACTGTGCGCCAAGGAACGCCTTGGCGGCAAAGCCCAGGCCGCCGGCGGCGCCGCTGCCGGGTTCGTCGCGTACATCTTTGGGCAAGACCTTGGCGCAGTGATCGGCGAAATGGCCGAGGGCGGCATCCAGTTGTTCGACTTGCTGGGGATTGGCGCCTTTTTGCGGGCCGAAAATCGCCGAGGCACCGTGGGGGCCGCACAGTGGATTGTTCACGTCGGCGGCAATTTCGAAGCGCACCTGGGCCAGGCGTGGGTCCAGTTGCTCAAGGCTGATGCGCGACAGCTTGGCCAGCGCCAGGCCGCCCAGGGGCAATGCAGCCTCTTCGGCATCAAGCAATTGCACACCGAGAGCCAGCATCGCCCCCGCCCCTCCATCGTTGGTGGCGCTGCCGCCAATGGCCAGGATGATGCGTTGGGCGCCGGCATCCAGGGCGGCGCGGATCAGCTCGCCAGTGCCGAAGGTGCTGCTGGAACACGCATCTCGCTGACCCGGTGGCACGAGTTGCAGACCGCTGGCCTCGGCCATTTCGATGATTGCGGTGTGGCTCTCGGCCAGCCAGCCCCAATGCGCGTCGACACTGCCACCCAATGGCCCTTGCACACGGTTGGTGCGCAACTCGCCCTGGCAGGCGGCGAGTACCGACTCCACCGTGCCCTCACCACCGTCCGCCATCGGGCACTTGATCAGCTCGGCGTCGGGCCACACGCTGGCCAACCCCTCGGCAATGGCATTCGCCACGCCTTCAGCACTCAGGCTGTCCTTGAACGAATCGGGGGCGATGATGATTTTCATGGGCTTTCTCCGGTTTTTATAACGCCCATGCTGCCAGTTGGCACCGGCAATAACGCCGGTCCATTGCACAAGAGTGGCTGGGGTTTGTTGTTCATTTCGACAAAGCCTGCGGCAATAGCTGTACGCCCAGGTACAACGCAAGCATGCCATCGAGGGTCAACGGGTCGACGCCGCTCAACTCGGCGATGCGCTCCATGCGATAGCGCAGGCTGTTGCGGTGAATGCCCAGGGCATCGGCGCAGGCCTGGCTTTGGCCGTCGTGATCGCACCAACTGCGCAGGGTCGCCAGCAACTGGCCGTTGCTGTCCTTGACCAGTACCTTGCGCAGCGGGTTGAGCAGTTCGTCGAGGGCGTCGTCGTTGCGGTGGCGCCAGAGCATTACCGGCAGGCGGTAGCGATTGAGGGTCAGCAACCGCGATTCGGGCAGCACATCACGGCCATAGGCAAGCAGATCGCCGACCCGCCGGTAGCAACGGCGTAGCCCGGGCAGGCCGTCTGCTTGCCCGCCGACGGCGACCCGCAGGATGTTCCAGCCCAGGCCGTCGAGTTTTTCCAGCAGGCGCGGGTTGTCGACTTGCACCGACGCCGGTCGGCACCACAGCAGGGAAAACTGTGCGGAGCTGACGCACCAGCTGTCCGGGTAGCGCGAGGTCAGCCAGGTGCTCAAGGCTTCCGCCGACTGGCCGCTGCCCAGTTCAAACAGGTACGGCGTACGTGCCATCTGCGGTTTGAGGCCCAGCTGCTGCGCTTCATCCACCAGCCGCGGCGAGTCGCCGGTCTCGGCCAGAAGGAGCGCCAGCAGGTCATCGCAACGCTGGCGCCGCCATTGCTGCTCGGCCTGCTGGTGACGCTGGCTCACCAGCATTTCGGCGGTCATGCGTACGAGTTGCGCATAGGTACGCAGCAATTCCGGCTCACCGGTAATGCCCAGCACGCCGATCAGGCGCTGGTCGTGCAGCAGCGGCAGATTGATCCCGGGTTGCACGCCCTTGAGGTGCTTGGCGGTCTGGCTGTCGATCTCCACCACGCGCACATTCGCCAGCACCAACTGCGCGCCTTCGTGGCGGGTGTTGATCCGCTCGGGTTCGCCGCTGCCGAGGATCAGGCCCTGGCTGTCCATGACGTTGACGTTATAGGGCAGGATCGCCATGGTGCGATTGACGATATCCTGCGCCAAGTCATGATCCAGCTCGAACATGGGGCTAAATTCCTGAAAAAACCGGTTGTTCATAGGCACAGCGCAAACGATGCTTGACTGTGCGCGAGCACAAAGACATCACCCCTTGAGGTGGTCGAGACTCATTGGGCGATCAACGTTACCCTCGCATCGCGAAAAATCATAATAAAGAGAGACTGCCATGTCACAGAGCGCCGCTGTTACCCAGGCCACCGATGACGATAAAAACGCCGTATACAAGCGCATCACCCTGCGCCTGATCCCCTTCATTTTCATCTGCTACCTGTTCAACTACCTCGACCGCGTCAACGTCGGCTTTGCCAAGTTGCAGATGCTCGACGACCTGAAATTCAGCGAGACCGTGTACGGCCTCGGTGCCGGGATCTTCTTTATCGGCTACGTGCTGTGCGGCGTGCCGAGCAACCTGGCGTTGACCAAATTTGGTCCACGGCGCTGGATTGCGCTGATGATGATCGTTTGGGGCACCCTGTCCACCTGCCTGCTGTTCGTCAGCACGCCAACGCACTTCTATGGTTTGCGCCTGCTGACCGGTGCCGCCGAAGCCGGGTTCTTCCCGGGCGTGGTGCTGTACCTCTCGCAGTGGTTCCCGACCTTCCGCCGTGGGCGGATCATGGCGCTGTTCATGTCGGCGATTCCGGTGTCCGGCCTGCTGGGCAGCCCGTTCTCCGGCTGGATCCTCAACCACTTCGCCGCCGGCCAAGGCGGGCTTGCGGGCTGGCAGTGGATGTTCCTGCTGCAAGGCGTGCCGACGGTGATCCTCGGTGCCCTCGCCTACTTCCTGCTCAGCGACAGCTTTGCCAACGCCAAGTGGCTCACGCCCCATGAGCGCGCGGTGCTGGAAGCCGACCAGGCCACCGACCTGGCCAACAAACCGAAGACCACCAGCGACTCGCTGCTGGAAGTGTTCAAGAACCCGGCCATCTGGGCATTCGGCCTGATCTACTTCTGCATCCAGAGCGGTGTGTACGCCATCAACTTCTGGCTGCCATCGATCATCAAGAACATGGGCTTCAGCGATAACCTGGTAATTGGCTGGCTGAGTGCGATCCCGTACCTGCTGGCGGCGGTGTTCATGTTGCTGGTGGGCCGCTCTGCCGACCTGCGCAAGGAGCGTCGCTGGCACTTGGTGGTGCCGATGTTGATGGGCGCGATCGGGCTGGTGATTGCGGTGAACTTTGCAACCACCCCGGCCATTGCGATCCTTGGCCTGACCATCGCCACCATGGGCGCCCTTACCGGCCTGCCGATGTTCTGGCCGGTGCCCACCGCCATGCTCAGCGCAGGTGCGGCAGCGGGTGGTTTGGCGTTGATCAACTCCATGGGCCAGATGGCGGGTTTCCTCAGCCCGTATATCGTCGGGTTTGTGAAGGACGCCACCGGGTCTACGGACATTGCGCTGTACCTGCTGGCGGCAGTGATCGTCGCGGGCAGTGTGTTGGCGTTGCGCATGACGCGCACACTCAAGGGCTGACATCAGGGTAGACCGGTACCGTCGATCTCCATGACGGCGCCGGTGTTTTTATAGCTAAAGTACCGCCGGAAACCCGTCTTAACCTGAACGCCAAAGCCAAGTAACAAACAGGCTACAAACCTTACCTAACCTTTACTCTGGCGCCGCGTCATCCCCTCAAAAAGTGCTGTCTGAAACGTATGCCCGGGAATATTATTAAAACCGGTTCGATGCATAGGTAGAGGACTTGTCATGATCAGTCGACTCTCAAAAATGAAAGTAGCCATCGTGCTTATTGCCACCCTCGCCATCGCAGGGCAAGCAGAAGCCCGTGGTGGGTACGGCTATGGATGGGGTCACGGTGGTTACCATGGTGGTTGGGGCTGGGGTGGCCCCGCCCTGCTGGGCGCAGTGGTGGGTGGATTGGTAGTGGGCTCGGTGGTTGCGAACTCCCAGCCTCCGGTCTACGTGCAGCAACAACCGGTTTACGTGCAACCGCAGCCGGTGTACATCCAGCAACCGCCGCCGGTCTACTACCAGGCGCCGCCTCCTCCGGGCTATTACTACCCGCCGCAACCGATTCCGGCACCGCGTTATTAACGCGCGGCCCGATTACTGATAATGCAGGTCCCGCCTGAAAGCGGGACCTTTTTTATTCCGCTGCCTTTAGAGCAATCCACCGCCGTCGACATCAATCACGCTGCCAGTGATAAACCCGTTCTCCATCGCCAGTACGTACCCGGCAGCCACTTCTTCGGCCTGCCCCACTCGCCCCACCGGCAATGCCCCGCCCGCCTTGGCAAACATTGCCAGTCGCTGCTCCTCGGATAAGCCCGAATACGCCTCGGTATCGATCACCCCAGGACTCACCACATTGACCCTGCGTGGCGCCAGTTCCTTGGCCAGTTGCTTGCCCAGCGCTTCAGTGGCCGCATTGATCCCGGTCTTGATGAATTGCCCTGCAACCGTTTTGCGCCCCAACTGTCCCGACGTCAGGGTGATGCTGCCGTGCTCGGCGAGAAAGGGCAGCGCCGACTGGATCGCCCGCAGCGAACCCCAGAGTTTTACGTTGAAGTTGTCTTGCGCCAGGTTCAGGTCCGTCTCGATCAATGCCTTCGCCTGTACCGCAGGGCCTGCGGTATAGACCAGATGATCAAACGGCCCCACCGTTTCGAACAACCGCTGCAACGAGGCCGCGTCGGTCACGTCTACCTGCTCGCTGCGCATGCCGTTCTCCACGGTTGAAGACAAGCGTCGCCCGGCCAGCACCACCTGGGCGCCGCGTGCCACGGCCTGCTTGGCCACGGCGGCACCAATGCCGCTGCTACCGCCGATGACGATGATGGTTTTGCCGCTGAGGGGAGAATTCATGAAGAACTACCTGGTTGAGAAAATGAGCTTTCATCTTCCCAGCTTGGCAATCGTTGAAAAATCCCGGTAAAACGACAAGATCTTTAAAGGATTTTTACAGATGAGTTCAATCCTCGACCTTGAAGTCTTCGTGCGCACCGCCGACACCGGCAGCCTGTCCGCCGCCGCCCGTAGCCTCAGCCTGACCCCGGCGGCCGCCAGCATTGCCCTCAAGCGCCTGGAAACCCGCCTGGGCATTCGGCTGCTGGCGCGCTCCACCCGCAGCATGCGCCTGACTGAAGAAGGCCGGCGCTACCTGGACAGCGTGCGGGTGGCCCTGGAGGCGTTGTCCGAAGGCGAACAGGCGATCAAGCAACAAGGCCAAAGCCTCAGTGGTTTGCTGCAATTGGCCGCGCCCTCGGATTTCGGGCGCAATGTGCTGCTGGGCTGGCTGGATGAGTTCAAGCTCGAGCACCCGAACGTTCGCCTGCAATTGCTGCTCAACGACAGCAATGCCGACCTGTTTCGCGAAACCGTCGACATCGCCCTGCGTTTCGGCGTACCACGGGACTCCAGCCTGGTCGCGCTGCCGGTGGTGCCCGATCACACACGGGTAGCGTGTGCCAGCCCCGACTACCTCGCGCGCCACGGCACGCCACGCATCCCTCAGGACCTGGCACAGCACAGCACGCTGCGCTATATGCGCCAGGGGCGCGCGAACAACACCTGGTACTTTCGCCAGGGTGAGCTGCTGCAGGAAGTCGAGGTCAGCGGCGACTACTTGAGTGATGACGGCGAGATCGTGCGGCGTTGGGCATTGGCCGGCCATGGCATTGCTTATAAAGCGCGACTGGATATAGCCCGCGACATCAAGGCCGGACGCCTGGTGCCCTTGCTCACCGATTGGCAAGGCGAGCCGACGCCGTTCAACCTGATGTGCCCGCATCGGCTGCAAGTGTCGGAACGGGTCAAGGTACTGCACCGCTTCCTGCAACTGCGCTGCGCCGAACTATTACCGCAATAACCGTCCCAGGGCTTGTTCCAGAGCCTTGCTGTCTGGTATTGGATAGGTCTGTCTCCCCCTTTTGAGGTGTTCACGATGATTTACCGCACACTGGGCCAGTCCGGGTTGAAGGTCAGCGCACTGACCCTGGGCAGCATGATGTTTGGCGAGCAGACCAACACCGAGGATTCGCTGCGCATCATCGACAAGGCCTGGGATCAAGGCATCAATTTTATCGACACCGCCGACGTCTACACCGGCGGGCGCTCCGAGGAGATCGTCGGCGAAGCCATCGCCCGCCAGCGCCAGGATTGGGTGCTGGCCTCGAAAGTCGGCATCGGCCCGGTGGACGGACTGCCCAATCGCAGCGGCCTGAGTCGCAAGCGGATTTTCAACGCGTTGGAAGCCAGCCTGACGCGCCTCGACACCGATTACCTGGACATCTATTACCTGCACCGTGAAGACCACAACACCCCGCTGGAAGTCACGATTTCAGCGATTGGCGACTTGATCCGCGAGGGCAAGATCCGCCATTGGGGCTTGTCCAACTACCGCGGCTGGCGGATCGCCGAAGTGATCCGCGTGGCCGAGCGCCTGGGGGTGGACAAGCCAATCATCAGCCAGCCGCTGTACAACATCGTCAACCGCCAGGCCGAGGTGGAGCAGATCACCGCTGCCGCCGCCTATGGCCTGGGCGTGGTGCCTTACAGCCCACTGGCCCGTGGCGTGCTCAGCGGCAAGTATGCGCCGGACGTAACGCCTGA from Pseudomonas yamanorum harbors:
- the ccoN gene encoding cytochrome-c oxidase, cbb3-type subunit I translates to MQPPSTAQAYNYKVVRQFVIATIVWGVVGMAMGVWIASQLVWPEMNLDLPWTTFGRLRPLHTSLVIFGFAGSAQFAASYYAVQRTCQVRLYSDKLAAFTFWGWQSVIVIMLVSLPLGYTTTKEYAEIEFTGAVWMTVVWVAYAIVFFTTVVQRKTQHIYVGNWFFGAFIVVIAMLHVVNHLSIPVDWFKSYPVYSGATDAMVQWWYGHNAVGFFLTTGFLGMMYYFVPKQVGRPVYSYRLSIVHFWALITLYIWAGPHHLHYTALPDWAQSLGMAMSLILLAPSWGGMINGMMTLSGAWHKLRTDPILRFLVLSLAFYGMSTFEGPMMAIKTVNALSHYTDWTIGHVHAGALGWVAMITFGSLYHMIPKIFGRVQMHSVGLINMHFWLATIGTVLYIASMWVNGITQGLMWRAVNDDGTLTYSFVEALQASHPGFVVRFVGGVFFLSGMLLMAYNTWRTVRVADLKVAQLEAQIA
- a CDS encoding cbb3-type cytochrome c oxidase subunit 3, coding for MWEIALNLAAVIGLYGAVEYCLRGQSKESLDEASLMPFADDPEVARRVELATGKRVNAVAPEAAKPGWGNVDI
- a CDS encoding aspartate/glutamate racemase family protein, whose amino-acid sequence is MRTIGLIGGMSWESSAEYYRIINQSARDQLGPLRSAQLLMYSVDFGPVEQAQHAGRWDDAALILEDAARRLQAGGAECIVLCTNTMHLVAPRIEAAVSIPFLHIADAAGAAAVDAGTLTVGLLGTAFTMEQEFLKSRLAAQGLTVLVPDAEERQAVHRIIYEELCVGVISDASREVYQRVIESLAARGAQAIILGCTEISLLIKPQHSDLPLLDTTELHAQAAVAFALQDD
- a CDS encoding GNAT family N-acetyltransferase, with amino-acid sequence MHTPEPKIVITRFTEAHLDGVAALYNDPAVCRQVLQMPFQSIEAWRARLAPGDERRLQLVAVHAGEVIGNLGLEQYSRVRRSHVGSFGMGVATAWQGKGVGSRLLSAALEVADNWMNLHRVELTVYADNEAAHRLYHKFGFETEGLLRDYAVRDGAFVDTLTMARIRKPA
- a CDS encoding glycerate kinase — protein: MKIIIAPDSFKDSLSAEGVANAIAEGLASVWPDAELIKCPMADGGEGTVESVLAACQGELRTNRVQGPLGGSVDAHWGWLAESHTAIIEMAEASGLQLVPPGQRDACSSSTFGTGELIRAALDAGAQRIILAIGGSATNDGGAGAMLALGVQLLDAEEAALPLGGLALAKLSRISLEQLDPRLAQVRFEIAADVNNPLCGPHGASAIFGPQKGANPQQVEQLDAALGHFADHCAKVLPKDVRDEPGSGAAGGLGFAAKAFLGAQFRAGVEVVAELVGLEKAVRGADLVITGEGRFDAQTLRGKTPFGVARIAKQYNVPVIVIAGTLGDGYEQMYAHGVDAAFALPSGPTTLEQACSEAPRLLRERASDIARVWKLVAARPR
- a CDS encoding sugar diacid recognition domain-containing protein, producing MFELDHDLAQDIVNRTMAILPYNVNVMDSQGLILGSGEPERINTRHEGAQLVLANVRVVEIDSQTAKHLKGVQPGINLPLLHDQRLIGVLGITGEPELLRTYAQLVRMTAEMLVSQRHQQAEQQWRRQRCDDLLALLLAETGDSPRLVDEAQQLGLKPQMARTPYLFELGSGQSAEALSTWLTSRYPDSWCVSSAQFSLLWCRPASVQVDNPRLLEKLDGLGWNILRVAVGGQADGLPGLRRCYRRVGDLLAYGRDVLPESRLLTLNRYRLPVMLWRHRNDDALDELLNPLRKVLVKDSNGQLLATLRSWCDHDGQSQACADALGIHRNSLRYRMERIAELSGVDPLTLDGMLALYLGVQLLPQALSK
- a CDS encoding MFS transporter, which encodes MSQSAAVTQATDDDKNAVYKRITLRLIPFIFICYLFNYLDRVNVGFAKLQMLDDLKFSETVYGLGAGIFFIGYVLCGVPSNLALTKFGPRRWIALMMIVWGTLSTCLLFVSTPTHFYGLRLLTGAAEAGFFPGVVLYLSQWFPTFRRGRIMALFMSAIPVSGLLGSPFSGWILNHFAAGQGGLAGWQWMFLLQGVPTVILGALAYFLLSDSFANAKWLTPHERAVLEADQATDLANKPKTTSDSLLEVFKNPAIWAFGLIYFCIQSGVYAINFWLPSIIKNMGFSDNLVIGWLSAIPYLLAAVFMLLVGRSADLRKERRWHLVVPMLMGAIGLVIAVNFATTPAIAILGLTIATMGALTGLPMFWPVPTAMLSAGAAAGGLALINSMGQMAGFLSPYIVGFVKDATGSTDIALYLLAAVIVAGSVLALRMTRTLKG
- a CDS encoding SDR family oxidoreductase; translation: MNSPLSGKTIIVIGGSSGIGAAVAKQAVARGAQVVLAGRRLSSTVENGMRSEQVDVTDAASLQRLFETVGPFDHLVYTAGPAVQAKALIETDLNLAQDNFNVKLWGSLRAIQSALPFLAEHGSITLTSGQLGRKTVAGQFIKTGINAATEALGKQLAKELAPRRVNVVSPGVIDTEAYSGLSEEQRLAMFAKAGGALPVGRVGQAEEVAAGYVLAMENGFITGSVIDVDGGGLL
- a CDS encoding LysR family transcriptional regulator, coding for MSSILDLEVFVRTADTGSLSAAARSLSLTPAAASIALKRLETRLGIRLLARSTRSMRLTEEGRRYLDSVRVALEALSEGEQAIKQQGQSLSGLLQLAAPSDFGRNVLLGWLDEFKLEHPNVRLQLLLNDSNADLFRETVDIALRFGVPRDSSLVALPVVPDHTRVACASPDYLARHGTPRIPQDLAQHSTLRYMRQGRANNTWYFRQGELLQEVEVSGDYLSDDGEIVRRWALAGHGIAYKARLDIARDIKAGRLVPLLTDWQGEPTPFNLMCPHRLQVSERVKVLHRFLQLRCAELLPQ
- a CDS encoding aldo/keto reductase, encoding MIYRTLGQSGLKVSALTLGSMMFGEQTNTEDSLRIIDKAWDQGINFIDTADVYTGGRSEEIVGEAIARQRQDWVLASKVGIGPVDGLPNRSGLSRKRIFNALEASLTRLDTDYLDIYYLHREDHNTPLEVTISAIGDLIREGKIRHWGLSNYRGWRIAEVIRVAERLGVDKPIISQPLYNIVNRQAEVEQITAAAAYGLGVVPYSPLARGVLSGKYAPDVTPEAGSRAGRQDKRILETEWRVESLRIAQQIQQYTQGRGVGIVEFAIAWVLNNSAVSSAIVGPRTEAQWDAYTGALEVKITAEDEAFIDSLVTPGHASTPGFNDVGHFVSGRIARP